The following proteins are encoded in a genomic region of Lactiplantibacillus plantarum:
- a CDS encoding C40 family peptidase: MKVNIKQVMLGTAALAGMLVTSQAVANADSMTIKAGDTVWAYAQKYHVSVDKIAEANGLSNPNLIIAGKTINIPGVKTGEKVTTKTTTASASSAKSTSAATSTSSQATSAAATSSSTTSASSTSQAVSSSSVAAQSSSTSTASASSVTSSASTSSVASQASSSAVTSSATSQSSASQSSASQASQSSTSVASSTSTTATSTQSAATSTSSQASSTASNTTSSSTTTATATAYSASASTSTSTTSSTASYSSVIAAAKTFIGTPYEQMDCSAFTQAAFAKVGRSIGRTTYAQATIGTHVSFSQAQAGDLIFWGSDSAPYHVGIYLGGGQYIASPTYGETVSIKSTAYYTPSFAIHM; the protein is encoded by the coding sequence GTGAAAGTAAATATTAAACAAGTGATGTTAGGAACTGCTGCTTTAGCTGGTATGTTAGTTACTAGTCAAGCAGTTGCCAATGCCGATTCAATGACAATCAAAGCAGGGGATACTGTTTGGGCGTACGCACAAAAGTACCATGTTTCTGTTGACAAGATTGCTGAAGCTAATGGCTTAAGCAACCCTAACTTAATTATTGCTGGTAAAACCATCAATATTCCTGGCGTTAAAACTGGTGAAAAGGTTACGACTAAGACGACCACTGCTAGTGCAAGCAGTGCTAAGTCAACTAGTGCCGCAACTTCAACTAGTTCACAAGCTACTAGCGCTGCTGCTACCAGCTCATCAACTACTAGTGCAAGTAGTACGAGCCAAGCAGTATCAAGTAGCTCAGTAGCTGCTCAATCAAGTAGCACTTCAACTGCTAGTGCAAGCAGTGTCACTTCAAGTGCTTCAACGAGTTCAGTAGCTTCACAAGCTAGCTCAAGTGCTGTAACTAGTTCAGCAACTTCACAAAGCTCAGCTAGCCAAAGTTCAGCTTCACAAGCATCACAAAGCTCAACTTCAGTAGCATCGTCTACTAGCACGACTGCAACTAGTACGCAATCAGCTGCTACTTCAACGAGCTCACAAGCTAGCTCAACTGCAAGTAACACGACTAGTTCATCAACAACGACTGCTACTGCAACGGCCTACAGTGCTTCAGCATCAACTAGTACATCAACGACTAGTTCAACTGCATCATACAGTTCAGTAATTGCTGCTGCTAAGACCTTCATTGGCACACCTTACGAACAAATGGATTGTTCTGCATTCACGCAAGCTGCCTTTGCTAAGGTTGGTCGTTCAATCGGTCGGACCACATATGCTCAAGCTACGATTGGTACTCACGTATCATTCAGCCAAGCCCAAGCTGGCGACTTGATTTTCTGGGGTTCTGATTCAGCACCTTACCACGTTGGGATTTACTTAGGCGGTGGCCAATACATCGCTTCGCCAACTTATGGTGAAACTGTTTCAATTAAGAGCACAGCTTACTACACACCAAGCTTTGCTATCCACATGTAA
- a CDS encoding LBP_cg2779 family protein, with product MELPLSQLSEKLISFEREHHLTDNDLAFGSQLSVERIHNIKSGEATPTQEELQLLKKFMNSKAKA from the coding sequence ATGGAACTACCATTAAGTCAATTATCAGAAAAGCTCATCAGTTTTGAACGCGAGCACCATCTTACAGATAACGACCTTGCGTTTGGCAGTCAATTATCAGTTGAACGGATTCACAACATTAAATCTGGTGAAGCAACGCCAACTCAGGAAGAACTGCAACTGTTGAAGAAATTCATGAATAGCAAAGCCAAAGCTTAA
- a CDS encoding helix-turn-helix transcriptional regulator has product MNFPELKLSQTERDFNFDFAILEHDLSYFFEKRCLDYALEHINRFNHKIKDNLYNVRPLILKEALISLTCDLASVSFYHYLNMITFVNLRKDILHYLTTTTLTNDDFMPLLESIVNNYFSNLDTLDIPIDGTRLSKQVALVVYYIDNHCDEPLRANTILEELTLDPEYTKRKFRKELGFTINFYIRHAKLQRAKQLLINTHLPIGEIAERINFYNSAEFARQFQKEFDITPSKYRELNQIFYKEE; this is encoded by the coding sequence TTGAATTTTCCAGAGCTCAAACTTTCTCAAACAGAACGCGATTTCAATTTTGATTTTGCTATATTGGAACATGATTTAAGTTATTTTTTCGAAAAGCGTTGTCTTGACTACGCCTTGGAACATATCAATAGATTTAATCACAAAATCAAGGATAACTTATACAACGTCCGCCCACTCATTCTAAAAGAAGCCTTAATTTCACTAACCTGTGATCTAGCAAGTGTCAGCTTTTATCATTATTTGAACATGATCACATTCGTTAACTTAAGAAAGGACATTTTGCATTACCTCACAACAACAACACTAACGAATGATGATTTTATGCCACTTTTAGAGTCAATCGTTAACAATTATTTTAGCAATCTTGATACACTTGATATTCCAATTGATGGTACCCGCCTCTCTAAGCAAGTCGCGCTAGTTGTCTATTATATTGATAATCATTGTGATGAGCCATTAAGAGCAAATACCATCTTAGAGGAACTGACGTTAGATCCTGAATACACTAAGCGTAAATTTCGTAAAGAACTAGGGTTTACCATCAACTTCTACATTCGCCACGCTAAATTACAGCGGGCAAAGCAATTATTAATTAATACCCATCTTCCTATAGGTGAAATTGCAGAAAGAATCAACTTCTACAATAGCGCCGAATTTGCACGCCAGTTTCAAAAAGAATTCGATATTACTCCGAGTAAATATCGCGAGTTAAATCAAATTTTTTATAAAGAAGAATAA
- a CDS encoding WxL domain-containing protein, whose amino-acid sequence MTKSRTLKAAMLVSVASIACLSFNNLGASADTLPSTGKSQADVSFTSNGGSTNPVDPDNPDNPGGGGTGNNGPLSLDAVPTYLNFGTHTQPNVDTAYTLLSKDASQESLATANDDKTQNVTTSGKKNGNDIIYTQVSDSRGTGAGWQLKAQLSDITASDGQVLTNASVVLSGGTPQYLTGEANQQSWVTAADANQATVATPIVLNAGASSTTDVATATAGSKVGDGQGMGVNQQYWNINNVQLHVKGGHAAAKNYSGNIVWTLNSTPTA is encoded by the coding sequence ATGACAAAGTCACGTACGCTCAAAGCAGCTATGTTGGTTTCAGTAGCCAGTATTGCTTGTTTATCATTCAATAATTTAGGAGCTTCCGCTGACACCTTGCCTTCAACTGGAAAGTCTCAAGCAGATGTTTCGTTTACGTCTAACGGTGGTTCGACTAATCCTGTTGATCCAGACAATCCGGATAATCCTGGCGGCGGTGGTACTGGGAACAACGGGCCACTTTCGTTAGATGCGGTACCAACGTATCTTAATTTTGGGACGCATACGCAACCTAATGTTGATACGGCCTACACTTTACTTTCAAAAGATGCTAGTCAGGAGAGCCTTGCGACAGCTAATGATGATAAGACCCAAAATGTGACGACTAGTGGTAAGAAAAATGGTAATGATATCATTTACACGCAAGTTTCTGACTCACGGGGGACTGGTGCTGGCTGGCAATTAAAGGCACAGCTTTCTGATATTACGGCTTCTGACGGCCAAGTGTTAACGAACGCGTCAGTTGTTTTAAGTGGTGGGACACCACAATATCTGACAGGGGAAGCTAATCAACAATCTTGGGTCACTGCGGCGGATGCGAACCAGGCAACCGTTGCAACACCAATTGTGCTCAATGCCGGCGCTTCATCGACAACCGATGTTGCAACAGCCACGGCAGGGTCTAAAGTTGGTGACGGTCAAGGTATGGGGGTCAACCAACAATACTGGAATATTAATAATGTGCAATTACATGTTAAAGGTGGTCACGCAGCCGCTAAGAATTATTCAGGGAATATTGTTTGGACATTGAACTCGACACCAACGGCTTAA
- a CDS encoding TetR/AcrR family transcriptional regulator, with the protein MEIVNTAFRLFAEQGYANVQMKDIAIACDISKSLLQHYFPKKIVLLSTMLNELTLSAFIYSNEQLTMLSSYQRTMIQMSFVLRMLDENPTMEHFIQDIFESPELTTEMVLVTLDWLEAIGVEGEAAMIRYALNFALSGGMAVFFKRKILRASVGMIAENIDQAFYLLLGENTEKIDQIYLSTAKYNTDYYYQQFITYLHKHATLDLSTEIKI; encoded by the coding sequence ATGGAGATTGTTAATACAGCGTTTCGCTTGTTTGCCGAGCAGGGGTATGCGAACGTTCAGATGAAGGACATTGCCATTGCCTGTGATATCAGTAAGTCGTTGCTACAACACTATTTCCCGAAGAAAATCGTTTTATTAAGTACGATGTTAAATGAGTTGACGCTTAGTGCTTTTATCTATAGTAATGAACAGCTGACCATGCTGTCTTCGTATCAGCGAACAATGATTCAAATGAGCTTTGTTTTGCGGATGTTAGATGAAAATCCGACCATGGAACACTTTATTCAGGACATCTTCGAGAGTCCGGAACTGACGACTGAAATGGTGCTAGTGACACTAGACTGGCTAGAAGCTATCGGCGTAGAAGGTGAAGCTGCTATGATTAGATACGCGTTGAACTTCGCGTTATCTGGTGGTATGGCTGTTTTTTTCAAGCGTAAAATTCTAAGAGCTAGTGTTGGCATGATTGCAGAAAATATCGACCAAGCGTTTTACTTGTTATTAGGTGAGAATACTGAGAAAATTGATCAAATTTATTTGAGCACAGCCAAGTATAATACTGACTATTATTATCAGCAATTCATCACGTATCTGCATAAACACGCGACCCTTGACTTGAGTACTGAAATAAAAATTTAA
- a CDS encoding phosphoenolpyruvate carboxykinase (ATP), translated as MSTKNSYQLADIGRHNPIFSQIRSTVETAFYGNNMHHVDDIAAAYHRATKDPGTVITDLPIYRATDLGLPADAKMLIANTGKVVGRTAQARRILGNPGVSEADMAGRLRQALFASAHKDFITTDVLVGLDEDFIVRAHLAIPDGFANNLLSYMLNFQPITAAYQEMFDRSVAYPEGDIYIYADPTYHDPDYPDGLAIFDPQHNTAAILGMPYFGELKKSTLTLAWSIAHRHGFVACHGGLKAFHFKDKQDQVFAMFGLSGSGKSTLTHAKHGYKYDITVLHDDAFVINRKDGSSVALEPSYFDKTNDYPMTSDETKYFMTIQNVGVTLDDQGRKVLVTEDLRNGNGRTIKSRYASTNRVDKEAAPINAIFWIMKDDSLPPVIKVDDPVLAATFGATLATKRSSAENIIGNVDRNALVIEPFANPFRVYPLSEDYHDFKALFEERHLDCYLLNTGFFGDKKIPKEITLGALEAIVNDTTEWESFAGLEHMQNLKLADFPVDYANADYRNLVATRLGIRANFIDQYQHNNHDQLPHEITDILVHLQDQLKQPITK; from the coding sequence ATGAGCACTAAAAATTCTTATCAATTAGCCGATATCGGTCGCCATAATCCGATCTTTTCACAGATCCGTTCTACCGTCGAAACGGCCTTTTACGGTAATAATATGCACCACGTTGATGATATCGCTGCCGCTTACCACCGCGCTACTAAGGACCCCGGAACCGTTATTACGGACCTCCCAATCTATCGCGCAACGGATTTAGGCTTACCAGCTGATGCAAAAATGTTGATTGCCAATACGGGTAAGGTTGTTGGCCGAACCGCACAAGCGCGCCGGATTCTAGGCAACCCGGGCGTTAGCGAAGCCGATATGGCCGGTCGCCTACGCCAAGCACTATTTGCTAGTGCTCACAAGGACTTCATCACGACGGACGTTCTGGTCGGTTTAGACGAAGACTTCATCGTGCGGGCCCACCTCGCGATTCCGGACGGTTTTGCCAATAATCTACTTTCTTACATGCTTAACTTCCAGCCCATCACCGCTGCTTATCAAGAAATGTTCGATCGGTCCGTTGCTTATCCAGAAGGCGATATTTACATTTACGCTGACCCTACTTACCATGATCCAGATTATCCAGACGGCCTGGCTATTTTTGATCCGCAACATAATACGGCTGCCATTCTAGGAATGCCATACTTTGGTGAGTTGAAGAAATCGACTTTGACCTTAGCTTGGTCGATCGCCCATCGTCACGGCTTCGTTGCTTGTCACGGTGGCTTGAAGGCCTTCCACTTCAAGGACAAGCAAGACCAAGTCTTCGCCATGTTCGGGTTATCAGGTTCCGGTAAGTCAACACTAACCCACGCTAAACACGGCTATAAATACGATATCACCGTTCTCCACGATGACGCCTTTGTCATCAATCGCAAGGATGGTAGTTCCGTGGCCCTCGAGCCTTCTTACTTTGACAAAACCAACGACTATCCGATGACGTCCGATGAGACCAAGTATTTTATGACGATCCAAAACGTCGGCGTCACCTTAGACGATCAGGGTCGCAAGGTCCTTGTCACTGAAGATCTGCGCAACGGTAACGGCCGGACGATCAAGTCACGGTACGCTTCGACTAACCGGGTTGATAAGGAAGCCGCTCCCATCAATGCAATCTTCTGGATTATGAAAGATGATAGCTTACCACCCGTGATTAAAGTAGATGATCCCGTATTAGCAGCGACATTCGGCGCCACTTTAGCGACCAAACGGAGCTCGGCCGAAAATATTATTGGTAATGTCGACCGTAACGCCCTAGTGATCGAACCATTTGCAAACCCATTTAGGGTCTATCCACTATCAGAAGATTACCATGATTTCAAGGCACTCTTCGAAGAACGCCATTTAGATTGTTATCTATTGAATACTGGCTTCTTTGGCGATAAGAAGATTCCTAAGGAAATTACCTTGGGTGCGCTGGAAGCCATTGTCAATGATACGACCGAGTGGGAGTCATTCGCAGGCTTGGAGCACATGCAAAACCTAAAGTTAGCTGATTTCCCAGTTGATTATGCCAATGCAGACTACCGTAACTTGGTCGCCACTCGTTTAGGAATTCGGGCTAACTTCATTGATCAATATCAACACAACAATCATGACCAGCTTCCCCATGAGATTACTGATATTCTAGTCCACCTACAAGATCAATTAAAACAACCAATTACAAAATAG
- a CDS encoding DUF916 and DUF3324 domain-containing protein yields the protein MNGWNKKLLLGMLTLIMTLLAGMTVIGHAADTANNAVTFDVQPMLNEKQQLSKDAYYWDFKIQPKRTYSLAMRVNNRSNHEIKVKNQFLQSYTNAKGVIDYGAANLNDDTSLKVKLADIITVPNEETTIPANKSRIVRAQLKTPTKLNKGIILGSWQVKIADQHLKTKGATLTSEYAYNVGIKLTSNRDPLPKLRLADVQLKKRSGIKTVIGNIQNYHASILGKGTVTAYVSKAGQTKKLAVADLKSSSMAPNSNFDLPLKWRTNRGIILPGTYTLYVKYRTTDEKFAKPHVWSLKQDFVVGATDAVNVTSPTTWGWLIGIVLLVLLLIALIIFWVIKRRQNKR from the coding sequence ATGAACGGCTGGAATAAGAAGCTATTATTAGGGATGTTAACCCTAATAATGACTTTGTTGGCTGGTATGACTGTGATTGGCCATGCTGCTGACACGGCCAATAATGCGGTAACTTTTGATGTTCAGCCAATGCTTAATGAAAAGCAACAATTATCAAAGGACGCTTATTATTGGGATTTTAAAATTCAACCGAAGAGAACATATTCGTTAGCGATGCGTGTTAATAATCGCTCAAATCATGAAATTAAAGTCAAAAATCAATTCCTACAATCGTATACTAATGCGAAAGGTGTTATTGATTATGGTGCTGCTAATCTGAATGATGACACTAGTTTAAAAGTAAAACTAGCTGATATTATTACCGTACCGAATGAGGAAACGACGATCCCAGCTAATAAGTCACGGATCGTGCGGGCACAGTTAAAAACGCCAACGAAATTGAACAAAGGGATTATTTTAGGAAGTTGGCAAGTTAAAATTGCAGATCAACATCTTAAAACCAAGGGGGCGACGTTAACTAGCGAATATGCCTACAATGTGGGGATCAAACTAACGTCAAATCGTGATCCATTGCCAAAATTACGCTTGGCTGATGTTCAATTAAAAAAGCGGAGTGGCATCAAGACAGTTATCGGTAATATTCAAAATTACCACGCTTCAATTCTAGGCAAAGGGACTGTCACTGCCTACGTTAGCAAAGCTGGGCAGACCAAAAAGCTCGCGGTGGCTGATCTAAAAAGTAGTTCGATGGCTCCTAATTCTAACTTTGACTTACCATTAAAGTGGCGTACTAATCGGGGGATCATTTTACCTGGGACTTACACTCTATACGTCAAGTATCGAACTACGGATGAAAAGTTCGCTAAGCCGCATGTCTGGTCGCTAAAGCAAGATTTTGTAGTTGGCGCTACGGATGCTGTTAACGTCACGTCTCCAACTACTTGGGGTTGGTTGATTGGTATCGTGTTGTTAGTATTATTGCTCATTGCTTTAATCATATTCTGGGTAATTAAACGGCGTCAAAATAAGCGCTAA
- a CDS encoding glutamate decarboxylase, which yields MLYGKHNHEAEEYLEPVFGAPSEQHDLPKYRLPKHSLSPREADRLVRDELLDEGNSRLNLATFCQTYMEPEAVELMKDTLAKNAIDKSEYPRTAEIENRCVNIIANLWHAPDDEHFTGTSTIGSSEACMLGGLAMKFAWRKRAQAAGLDLNAHRPNLVISAGYQVCWEKFCVYWDVDMHVVPMDEQHMALDVNHVLDYVDEYTIGIVGIMGITYTGQYDDLAALDKVVTHYNHQHPKLPVYIHVDAASGGFYTPFIEPQLIWDFRLANVVSINASGHKYGLVYPGVGWVVWRDRQFLPPELVFKVSYLGGELPTMAINFSHSAAQLIGQYYNFIRFGMDGYREIQTKTHDVARYLAAALDKVGEFKMINNGHQLPLICYQLAPREDREWTLYDLSDRLLMNGWQVPTYPLPANLEQQVIQRIVVRADFGMNMAHDFMDDLTKAVHDLNHAHIVYHHDAAPKKYGFTH from the coding sequence ATGTTATACGGTAAACACAATCATGAAGCTGAAGAATACTTGGAACCAGTCTTTGGTGCGCCTTCTGAACAACATGATCTTCCTAAGTATCGGTTACCAAAGCATTCATTATCCCCTCGAGAAGCCGATCGCTTAGTTCGTGATGAATTATTAGATGAAGGCAATTCACGACTGAACCTGGCAACTTTTTGTCAGACCTATATGGAACCCGAAGCCGTTGAATTGATGAAGGATACGCTGGCTAAGAATGCCATCGACAAATCTGAGTACCCCCGCACGGCCGAGATTGAAAATCGGTGTGTGAACATTATTGCCAATCTGTGGCACGCACCTGATGACGAACACTTTACGGGTACCTCTACGATTGGCTCCTCTGAAGCTTGTATGTTAGGCGGTTTAGCAATGAAATTCGCCTGGCGTAAACGCGCTCAAGCGGCAGGTTTAGATCTGAATGCCCATCGACCTAACCTCGTTATTTCGGCTGGCTATCAAGTTTGCTGGGAAAAGTTTTGTGTCTACTGGGACGTTGACATGCACGTGGTCCCAATGGATGAGCAACACATGGCCCTTGACGTTAACCACGTCTTAGACTACGTGGACGAATACACAATTGGTATCGTCGGTATCATGGGCATCACTTATACCGGTCAATATGACGACCTAGCCGCACTCGATAAGGTCGTTACTCACTACAATCATCAGCATCCCAAATTACCAGTCTACATTCACGTTGACGCAGCGTCAGGTGGCTTCTATACCCCATTTATTGAGCCGCAACTCATCTGGGACTTCCGGTTGGCTAACGTCGTTTCGATCAACGCCTCCGGGCACAAGTACGGTTTAGTTTATCCCGGGGTCGGCTGGGTCGTTTGGCGTGATCGTCAGTTTTTACCGCCAGAATTAGTCTTCAAAGTTAGTTATTTAGGTGGGGAGTTGCCGACAATGGCGATCAACTTCTCACATAGTGCAGCCCAGCTCATTGGACAATACTATAATTTCATTCGCTTTGGTATGGACGGTTACCGCGAGATTCAAACAAAGACTCACGATGTTGCCCGCTACCTGGCAGCCGCTCTGGATAAAGTTGGTGAGTTTAAGATGATCAATAACGGACACCAACTCCCCCTGATTTGTTACCAACTAGCCCCGCGCGAAGATCGTGAATGGACCCTTTATGATTTATCGGATCGCCTATTAATGAACGGTTGGCAAGTACCAACGTATCCTTTACCTGCTAATCTGGAACAACAAGTCATCCAACGAATCGTCGTTCGGGCTGACTTTGGCATGAATATGGCCCACGATTTCATGGATGACCTGACCAAGGCTGTCCATGACTTAAACCACGCCCACATTGTCTATCATCATGACGCGGCACCTAAGAAATACGGATTCACACACTGA
- a CDS encoding MarR family winged helix-turn-helix transcriptional regulator, whose product MNEDMEFFNRFSHMYLHGFKNLSDMFAEPATEHGITLDEFYILYDIAEAKGKIRLMDIAESHGVTRSAISRLIGRLLRKDYLYQEAEDHDRRNKVLKLTPEGARIEHEVFTELIQRNREWRQSFSLAKQYQTLNLVEEFMDKFVNEDASKQTKKATYADTDLKRAEA is encoded by the coding sequence ATGAATGAAGATATGGAATTTTTTAATCGCTTTAGCCATATGTATTTACATGGCTTTAAAAACTTATCAGATATGTTTGCTGAACCTGCAACGGAACATGGGATTACTTTGGATGAATTTTACATTTTATATGATATTGCTGAAGCAAAAGGTAAGATCCGTCTGATGGATATTGCCGAAAGTCACGGTGTGACGCGTTCAGCAATCTCACGCTTAATTGGTCGCTTATTACGGAAAGATTACTTATATCAAGAAGCTGAAGACCATGACCGTCGTAACAAAGTTTTAAAGTTAACACCAGAAGGCGCTCGGATTGAACATGAAGTCTTTACTGAATTGATTCAACGCAACCGGGAATGGCGTCAAAGCTTCAGTTTAGCTAAACAATATCAGACTTTGAACTTGGTTGAAGAGTTTATGGACAAGTTTGTTAATGAAGATGCTAGCAAGCAAACTAAAAAGGCAACGTATGCTGATACTGATTTGAAGCGGGCTGAAGCTTAA